A segment of the Triticum urartu cultivar G1812 chromosome 1, Tu2.1, whole genome shotgun sequence genome:
TTTTAATTTTCAAATTTTATCCCCTTCTAGCTCAGATTTTGGAGGTTCAAGCTTTCTAGCGTTGTTTTTTAATTTTCAAATTTTATCCCCTTCTAGCTCAGATTTTGGAGGTTCAAGCTTTGATTATAAAAGCTTCTAGCATTaatttttattttcaaattttaTTCCCTTCTAGCCCAGATTTTGGAGGTTGAAGCTTTGATTATAAAAGCTACTAAAATATGGATTATATTGTATTCAAATTAATTTATCAATGGTACCTTTTTAAATTATATTATATTATAAAAGCTCAGATTATATTGTATTCAAATTTTATTCCCTTCTAGCTCAGATTTTGGAGGTTCAAGCTTTCTAGCGTTGTTTTTTAATTTTCAAATTTTATCCCCTTCTAGCTCAGATTTTGGAGGTTCAAGCTTTGATTATAAAAGCTTCTAGCATTaatttttattttcaaattttaTTCCCTTCTAGCTCAGATTTTGGAGGTTGAAGCTTTGATTATAAAAGCTACTAAAATATGGATTATATTGTATTCAAATTAATTTATCAATGGTACCTTTTTAAGTTAGGTTCCCACTGTGATTAGTACGACTTCCTTCTAGtgttattttttttaattttcaaaATTTATTCCCTTCCAGAGCTTTTGAAATAGTTTTTGGAGGTTCAAGCTTGACTATAAATTTAGCCACTAAAATGTGGATTATCTTgcattcaaattaatttttcggTCGTATCTTTTTAAGTTAGGTTGACACTATGATTAGTATGCCCTCCTTCTAGCGTTacatttttattttgaaattttaTTCCCTTCTAGCTTAGTTTTTGGAGGTTGAAGCTTTGATTATAAAAGCTTCTAGCATTaatttttattttcaaattttaTTCCCTTCTAGCTCAGATTTTGGAGGTTGAAGCTTTGATTATAAAAGCTACTAAAATATGGATTATATTGTATTCAAATTAATTTATCAATGGTACCTTTTTAAGTTAGGTTCCCACTGTGATTAGTACGACTTCCTTCTAGCgttatttttttaaattttaaaaATTTATTCCCTTCCAGAGTTTTTGAAATAGTTTTTGGAGGTTCAAGCTTGACTATAAATTTAGCCACAAAAATGTGGATTATCTTgcattcaaattaatttttcggTCGTATCTTTTTAAGTTAGGTTCACACTATGATTAGTATGCCCTACTTCTAGCGTTAcatttttattttcaaattttaTTCCCTTCTAGCTTAGTTTTTGGAGGATGAAGCTTTGACTATAAAAGCTACTAAAATATGAGTGAGATTATATTGTACTCAAATtaatccccccccccctctccccccgACAAAGAAAAGAAGGCGCGTAAGTTTTTTGAGGTTCAAGTTTGACTATAAATTTAGCCACTAAATTGTATGACTACATTTTTATTTGAAATAATTTTCCAGTGGTTAATTTTTAAGTTAGGTTCAAGGTGTGATTAGTACGCTCCTTCTAGCGGGTTTTTAGTTTTTATAATTTTCCCCTCTGACCAAGAAAAGACGGTGCACAAGTTTTttgagattcaagtttgactatTTTAGCCACTAAATGTGGGCTATATGTAACAAAAAGTATATGATTACATTCCTATCTGATAGAATTTTTCAATGGTCAAAATTTAAGTTAGGTTCAAGCTGTGATTGGTACGCTCCTTCTAGCGTTTTTTCCATAACTTTTCCCTCCAACTAAAAGAAGGCGCGCAAATTCGACTACAAATTTAGCCACTAAAATATGGGTTATATGTAATGAAAATTATACAATTACATTTGTATCCAAAAGAATTTTTTAATACTAAAATTTTGAAGTTAGGTTCCATCTGTGATTGGCCGGTTTGGAGCTTGTGAGCGGACCTTATTGCGGGATGGCGGCAAGAGTTGGGTGGGCGCTAGGGGAGGGCACGGGTCAGCGGCAGGGCGGGCAAGAGAGAAGTGAGAAAGAAAGGACCGGGGATAAAAGGAGTTTGTGGGTGGAGCTGTGCTGTTGGGCCTATGTGGCGACAGTCCGGATGCCCCCTAATCCTCACGGAGATGGTTGTCACACCCTGGTCGATTTGGTCAGCTCGTCAGAAGGCAATCCATGAGGGTATATTAGAGAGTCTGCATGCTATCCATTCGTTCGTGATGAGCTATATTGCGGAGCTAGAGGCGTTGAGAAGGCCGGCTACAATCAGTTCAGCACCAAGTATGCCGGCTGCAAACTCACGACAACCTTGGAAGGCGCCTTCTGTTGGGTTTGTAAAGATTCATGTAGATGGAGGTTTCTCCAGAACATGTGATAGAGGTGCTGCAGCAGCTGTTTGCAGAGATAGCGGTGGAGTTTTTATGGGCTCCTCAGCACTTGTTGTCTCCGGAATTACTGATCCGGCTATCCTTGAAGCGTTGGCATGCCGGGAGGGACTTTCATTTGCACTTGATCTCGGGGCTTACAAAGTGGTGATTGTGTGTGATTCTAAGGCAGCGGTCTCGGACATCAGGATGGGAACCAAAGGGAGGCACTCGGTTATTGTGAAGGAGATTGTATCGCGGGCAAAAGAGTTTGCTACATGTGATATCATTTTTGAAGGGAGATCATCGAATTGTGAAGCCCATAGTCTTGCTAAATTTTCTAGTTCTTTAGTTTCTGGTCGCCATGTGTGGCTGGGGATTCCCTAGGATCCCCTCATTATTCCTGTAAACCTTGCTACTATCTAAAAAATTGTTGGTTTACCGCTCAAAAAAAATTGACATCATGTGGGGGATTCTTGACAGTCCAAACTGTTCAAGTCGGAATAGGAGAGACCGTTGGAGGCCCGGTTTTGTCCGGATTATCTGTTCCAGACAAATAGGGTAGAAGTAGGAGGAGCCCATTAGAGATTTCCTTGGATTCTTTGGTTCTTTCTTCAGTTCAGATACATTTGGTTTAAACCTCACGTTGACCCATGATAAGCGCTGGTTTGTTCTTTAAAAGTTCCTCTGTGAGGAGACACTGACCGGCCCCAGTTGACACCCTGGCTAAGTGTCTGGTGATGTTCAGACTTCAGACAGAAAACACTTTGGAAATTTGTGTGAAAAACTTTGACTAAGAGCAGCTCCTTTTCATACCTGTGGCATCTAGACCATCAGCTGGTTTGGCAAATGGTAAGAAAATAGCCAATGTGTGCGGTGGAGATATGGCTGAGCAGGGGATTTTGGCTAAAAGGGGCATTTAGTTGTTTACAGTACATCTTCAGCTGTTTTGACATTCCGCACAATATTCCAAGCCGCATACACATTATCGTACTAGCTAATTACTACTGTGTAGTTCTAAAATATAGTTGATCCTCACTAATTTCAATTCTCTCACTATGCAACTATGCCAACTCATCATGTTACCATGCATGAAAAAAGACATATCTTTAATGCAACCATGTCAACCATGCACGAAAAAGTTCCGCCTTTAAAATGCACCATGCATACTACTAAAATTGAATAAATATTTAACAACTATTAAATAATTTATAAATTATATGTACTACATTTTAGTTCCAGTTCTCACATTTATAATCTAAATACTAATGTTTCATACAGCAAAACCTCATTGAAATAATTGTAACTGATTCCCACAGCAACGCACAGGGTGCCATCTCTAATTACTATGGTGTCAGGTCCAACTTCAGTTGAGCCAACCTTTTCCCAGATTCGTGAACCATTGAACGAATTTTGATTTGGTATATTTCTCTACCATCTCAACTATAGATATGCACACATCATGCATGAAATTGTTATTTAAAATACTAAACCATGCCTTTTATTTTGTTTTCGAGAGATGGGTGGGTGCACGAAATGTAGTGTTACAAATATGCATGCAAAGGGACAACGCCGAAAACCGTAGAAAAAGCGTCCACACACACACAACTCAAAAATTGATTCTACTTGTATAGCTTAATTAGGCGGAGATCCTCATGAGTGATGGACACCACATTTCGATAAACTAGTACCCCACATTAGGCGGAGATCCTCAAGAGTTAATAGTAGATGTTTTTTCTCCAAGCCATCGGTGAAAAAAAAATCATTGTTGCTCTATAAGAGAACCGACTATGAAATTGTCCATATCACAAGCGGTTTCTTTTACTctctccttccatctatatagggcctaatgcgttttttaagaccgcctttgactattaacaagattaatagtacatgacatgcacaatgtaaaaattatatcattgaaagctcctttcacacacgaatttaacgatgtgctttgtgtaagttgcatgtcatatattattactttAATATTTGATCAAaattagcctcgaaaaacgcattagaccctatatagatggaaggagggagtaacTCCTTTGCAATACATTCATAATTGGCTACAATCTAGGCTCGTGGCATCTAACACTAACTAGATTAATAATGCATCGCTTACAAATGTTCGTTCAACCTTATATACCGCCAAATTCTTGCCTATATTTCGTAAGCCCTAAGTCATGTCTTCCTTTCTCTCATCCTCACACTAATACTAATAATTACCATTTGCTCGTTCAACTCTCTCGGTCAAACTCAAAGACAGATTGATAATGAAGTTGTTTTTTTCTTTCGGAAAAGGATAGTGAAGACGGTTTGAGGAAAAGAACATAGAGAAATGCATCGAGCTTCCTCATCTCATTTTCTGCATACGAAGAAGTCAAGAGAAATAACATAGTTCTTCATCTATAGTACTTGTAATTTACTTTTTTAATTTGAATCAACGAATGCTAGCTTCTTGAGAAACTTCCATCATGTTGTTTGGACGGGAAAAAAAATCATGTTATTGTCTAATTTGTCTGGTTATTTTGGGAGCAAATAAAGGGATGCCGATTCATTAAGTGCTCGTAGAACAATATATCAAAATCAAGCTGATATCAAGTTCACCAGATAAAAAGCACTCCACATGACGTATATTAGACAAAACAAAGAATTTCCCATTCACGCTAAGTTAATTTCTCTAATTCATAGTGAAATGGACAATCACTATTACATGGAGTTGTAGAGAACTAAATATACTCTTCTTGAAAATGACATGCATTTGTTCATGATAGAAATGCAATTTGACCTAACATCACACAAGAGAACCAACCACATCCTTCTTCACAACTGCAGAAGAAGGCAAGGATACAAGTTTCCGTCTCGATTAGGACTTCTCAGAACTTGTTGGAACTTCAACATGACGGAATTTTTTATTCTATGTACTAGTAGTATTTTTGCAACAAAACAAAACAAACTCGATCTTCCTCCATCTTGAAACTCCAACAAATTCATCAAGCAGGTCAACCCTTTGGTTAACCCAGTTAAGTAAAATGTAGCACTAGTAATTACACACGAATCATGCGTACGTAGTAGCAGTTGGCCAGTTATCATCCAGTGCGCGCCAGCTTGCGCGCGCTTATGTCCAGAGCGGCTCGTCGGCCCAGCCGACGTGCCCGGCCTGCATgatgccgccgccgcccaccgcgCCGCCGTCGACGACATAAAGCGCGTCCGCGTGCGCGGAGCCTACACCAGGCGGTGCGGCGAGCTGGGTCTGTGATCCGCCTCCGCCGGTGCAGTAGGCGTCCTGCGgaggcgtggcggcggcggtggccacCTCGACGCAGAGCAGCGCGACGAGGTGCGCGTggtgggcgcgggcggcggcgagctcGGCCTGCGCGCGCGCCAGCTGCGCCTTGAGGCCGTCGACCTGCCTCTGGAGCTGGCAGATGGCGCCGGCGCTGCCGTAGACGGGGTcccgcgcgcgcgccgccgcctcgtacACCATGCTGCTCACCGCGTCCGCGCGCTGCTCCTCGGGCAGGTCCTGCAGGAGCTTGATGATGTTGCTGGCGCCGAAGACGCGGTGCGCGGTGGCGAACTTGTGGGGGTCCGTGGGTGGGAAATAGGGCGCCAGCACGCAGCGGTCCACGCACCGGCGGCGGAGGATCTTGCACGCCGCGCACGGGCTCATCACCACCGCCGCCCCCGTCGCCATTGCCGGCGGCGACGTCGGGGTCGGTGAGGAGTGCAACGGCGCCGTGTCGCCCGACGACTCCATGTTCGATCGGTTCGCGCGAGCTCGATTCACTTGGAGCTGAGCTGAGCTAGCTGGTTGCGGAATTCTGTCGCCGTTGGTGCGGTGTATATATAGGGTGTCGATCGGTGTGGGGAAGCTAGGAGTAGAAGCTAGGTGTAGTTGCGGAAAGTGCATTTGATGGCCGATCGAGCTGCACGGAGCCCTTTATTTTTTTTTCGTGGAAAATACATTTTCTACACTTCAAAAATAGTTATTTTACACAACTTAAAAAAAATCTGAGAAAGAATAGAAGCTAGGTGTACTTGTGGTTTTTAGGAGGGTCTGTATTAGGAGTTGTTGACAAAGTAATTTGCTATTTCTCGGTGGATTAGATTGAACATATTTGAGCTTTGCACATCTCTAAATAAATATTCCCTCTGTTGTGTAAAAAAACCAttttgagatggagggagtagataATTCTAATTTGGACCAcctattaataacgagtagacgGTTTGCACTAGATTTTGGAAAAACACGAGTTGGTAGTGTTTCTTTTGTGAAAAGGAGTAACAAAATTCACCGGAAGTACAAAGTACCTCAAACATACTAAAAAAAACTCACATGAAGTGAAAATTTcacaagttttgggtgagattacacttgactaattgacatgagaaaatagaggagtttgcctgatataagaaaatatactCAAATCCTGAAAAAATATATCCAAACGAGTGGTGCAAcgcaatacaccttatatttcggggtttttctcaaaaatctatacaccttatatcaaggaatGGAGGGAGAAATTTGACAACTTTGCACTTTATTTTTGTTCTATATTTTCAGAGAATTTTAAGATTCCTATTTACCACATAGCAAGTAAGACATACTAGCTGATGGTAAATTCGACTACAAAAACATGGGACATGTACAAGATGAATAGGGagttttttttttactttttttgtAGAAAACATAGACGCACACACCACACACCACACTGACGCACTCACACATGTAGTGAAGATCGGATCAGAATTGCGGAGCTTCAAAGTTGATAATTCATGTGCCTCGCTATTGAGGTGAACGTCATCTCCCACTAAAAAAATAATATGCATTAATGAGACAAAAAATGTCAAACCTGGAATTTGATCCCTAGTGGGCCTGAGTACCACCACCCTCCTATCCATCCAACCGCTGGTTGGTTCTCATATTTTTGACAATTTTGATGAACATTCGAACTAGTGGCCTTCATATATGCATCTTCATTTGGGTTAAAATTTATCATACAAGTGCATATGGTATCTTGAAGTTTGATATTTTTCCCTCTTCTTACCACATTCTAAGGTGTTGGAAGAAAAACCCCAATGTGTTTTATATTCAGTATCTATGTATATTGTTTGGTACTACAGTATTCATATTGACATTATATATGGGTTTCTTGCAATTGGCAGAAGTATAACCTAGTTGATTAATAGTTAGTATATTTTATGTACTTAAAACATGGGTATGTGACATCCTTCATGTGTATTTCCAAAAAAACATCACACTTCTTTCTTAAGTAACTAGTAgacgcccgtgcgttgccacgggctttttatttatttattttattacaCCTACGAATACATGATAGATTTTTTTCTTGATTGCGCATATAATGTATATCATATTTCACATGTATAGAAAAAATAGCTTGCAATAATTGGAAAATAATTGAAATCCATGTCACCTGCCATGTAACTCGATGGTATATAAATAGAGAGCAATTATCCGATTAATTATATGTTACAAGCTAAGATCTGCTTGATGCGCTTAAAATGTTCCCATACAAGGTCAGAAACGTTGTCTTTAACTTCATTTGCATGGTGCTTCACCAAGTATAATAAAATTTTATTTCTGAACTCATAAGCATCTTACACGAGCAATATATATATAATTAGTATAAAGTATACCTACAGTTTTTTTGTGCACATCTGCAGTCTATTTTTTTATCAATAGATCCCTCCCcacctccctccctctccctccctccctcccgctCCCTCCCACCCACACCCACACCCACAcccacacacccacacacacacacacacacacacacactcctgTCTCTCTCTTTCCCTCTCCCACAACTCAAACCTTAATATTGTTTAGTGTTAACATTCAACGGCTACAGTAAATCCTAGAAGCTTAAACACTAAAGGAAAATCTTAACCTTTGCACGGGTTGAGACAACTTTTCTAACTTAATCCTGGCTCATTTACTCCACCATTCCGAAGCACATAAATTAATGGTTATACTCCCTACAACAATCAAAAATGACTTTATAGGGGAATGTTTTTAGTCCATTGCCAGAGTTGACAAGCGTCAATGTTTTTCTTGCCAACGGGCTTCCTTTGAACTGTAACCGGTTGTCGTTTCCTTGATCTTCATGTGTTTCATTCCACCCTTACCCAACAGGAAGACAAAGTCCCTATACGTCTCACTAAATAACCTTTGGAATTACCGCCATGACGCCATTGTGTGGTTTTAGATTGTCCAACTTAAACAAGGAAAGGAATCGAAAATGCTCCACCACTCTGTTAATTAGCCATCTCAAATTTTGCTGAAAGCCTGAAAAAACAAATGTTAGTGCATGACTCTAGTGTTGACGATTTTAGGAGGCATGCACCAGTACATTATTCACATCCACATATCTCATATGGTCGTTCCAAAATTATTACAGCACATCTCTTCTACGAGAAAAATAAAACACATGACAAGTTTACACGGCCACACGCCATGGTATACAGAATGCACGATTTCAGTTTTCTAAATCATTAAGGAAACATCCATGAAATGGAAAAATTCTGGTCTCATGGTTGAAAGTAAAAGCAGTACTTACTTTGAGTATATTTCTAAGGTTTTGCAGAAACAATGAATTCTTTTCCAGTGCAACTGCTGAAAGCATAATAAATGTGAACATATAGTAAAATATTGTAAAATAGGCATGAAAATACGTAAGCAAAGTATAACATGTTACCAGTCGCAAAGGACGGCTCCACAACCACTATCGATTGTTCTGATGTAATATCCCGCGCAAATGCATTAACCCAGTTATGTCTGAAATTCGTGTGTTTCTGCATTCAACCAACTTTGAAACCAATGCATAAAACTGAGTGCATGAGGTGATTCAGCTGTGTCAGAAAGAAAAAAGTACCTTAACCAAGTCAACAGCTTGTGAAGAAAATTACACACATGAACAAATATATCTGGAGATATATGCCAGCAGTGGAAATATTGTACTTCCGGCTCTACGGCCAACCTATATCGAACTTCACATCAGTCATGCTCATATCATGCAAGCAAGAAAAAACATGAAAATCATCTAGATTCAGATAATTAGTCATATCCATTGAACCATAGATTCAGATAAGCAATGTCCGCACCTCCAAAACTGCCATATTCCCCTATATTGGACTTCAAAGTATTTCCCCATTTCTTATCAAGTAATATCAATCATTAAAGAACTATACAAATCGAAGGACACGAATCAAATAAATGGCAAAATAAATCAAACAAGATGACATTTGCAGTATCACTTGCACTTGCAAGGGCAGTTTATAACATATGGAAATTGTGTGTTTTACGAAGAGACGAAAAATTCACTGGTCCAAAGCTTAGGGACGAAGGGATCACAAGAGGTTGGATACGTTCGTTGCTTATATTGCCGATTGACCGTGACACGTATAGAGCTATGATGTTCAGGAGGACATAGAGAGGAGACATGCCCGTGACCTCCATCCGTCCACTCGCTGCCACCGTCGTCCTTCGTTACTGCTTCGCGCGGCCCCGGCCGCTGCTGCTAGCAGAAGGGGAGGCAGGGGAGAGGAGGAGTGGAGGACCAGGGGCGGCGACGGAAGCACGTCCTACCATTCATGCCCTGCATCCACTATAATTCATGTCAAGTCTTCACAAGGATCAAAGAACTCTTACGAAGAGAACTGAAGAAAAAGTATACCCACTTCTCATAAGTAGATCATGCTTGTTTACTAAGCACCATGCCGGCCGAAGATAACAGAAGATCAAGCATCAAAGACCAGCAACAAACCGATCGATATGAGGACCAGGCCGGACGGCCATCGGCATCACCTTGCTTCATCCATGGGGCAACCCCCATACACGTAATTGTTTATTGACAAAAATAAAACAATAGGAGCATTCTTTCT
Coding sequences within it:
- the LOC125545849 gene encoding LOB domain-containing protein 1-like, with the translated sequence MESSGDTAPLHSSPTPTSPPAMATGAAVVMSPCAACKILRRRCVDRCVLAPYFPPTDPHKFATAHRVFGASNIIKLLQDLPEEQRADAVSSMVYEAAARARDPVYGSAGAICQLQRQVDGLKAQLARAQAELAAARAHHAHLVALLCVEVATAAATPPQDAYCTGGGGSQTQLAAPPGVGSAHADALYVVDGGAVGGGGIMQAGHVGWADEPLWT